One Anolis carolinensis isolate JA03-04 chromosome 4, rAnoCar3.1.pri, whole genome shotgun sequence DNA window includes the following coding sequences:
- the LOC103281608 gene encoding zinc finger protein 709-like — MGKKAYKYTEYGKSVSQQRPQQLHEKIHNGEKPYECQDCGKRFTQSGNLHSHQRTHTGEKPFICLECGKSFTYSQTLRSHQSTHTGEKPYKCQECGRSFNQSGELRSHLRTHTGEKPYECKECGKKFAVSGNLHSHQRTHTGEKPYECKECGKFFAVSGNLHSHQRTHTGEKPYKCLECGKSFVQSGPLRLHQRTHTGEKPYKCQECGKSFTHGGDLRSHQRTHTGEKPYECKECGKKFAVSGNLHSHQRTHTGEKPYECLECGKTFTHSQGLRAHQRTHTGEKPYKCQECGKSFPQSGELRLHQRTHTGEKTFECQECGKSFTHSQSLRLHQRTHTGEKPYKCLACGKSFAQSGDLQTHQRTHTGEKPYECQECGKNFAVSGNLHSHERTHTGEKPFKCLECGKSFAYSQSLRSHQRTHTGEKPYKCQECGKTFTWNGTLRSHLRTHTGEKPYECQECGKSFTHNQSLSSHQRTHSGEKSFKRLEWNIAFTSKNSQ, encoded by the coding sequence ATGGGGAAGAAAGCATATAAATATACTGAATATGGAAAGAGTGTTAGTCAACAGAGACCTCAGCAGTTACATGAAAAAATCCACAATGGTGAGAAACCTTATGAATGCCAGGactgtggaaagagattcacGCAGAGTGGAAATTTGCATTCACATCAGAGaactcacactggtgagaaaccctttatatgcctggaatgtggaaagagcttcacttacAGTCAaactctacgttcacatcaaagtactcacaccggggagaaaccgtataaatgccaggagtgtggaaggAGCTTTAATCAGAGTGGAGAGCTACGGTCACATCTAAGAACTCACACAGGCGAGAAGCCTTATGAATGCAAGGAATGTGGAAAAAAATTTGCTGTGAGTGGAAATTTGCATTCACATCAGAGAACTCACACCGGCGAGAAGCCTTATGAATGCAAGGAATGTGGAAAATTTTTTGCTGTGAGTGGAAATTTGCATTCACATCAGAGaactcacactggtgagaaaccctataaatgcctggaatgtggaaaaagctttgTTCAGAGTGGACCACTACGgttacatcaaagaactcacactggggagaaaccctataaatgccaggaatgtggaaagagctttactcATGGTGGAGATCTACggtcacatcaaagaactcacaccggCGAGAAGCCTTATGAATGCAAGGAATGTGGAAAAAAATTTGCTGTGAGTGGAAATTTGCATTCACATCAGAGaactcacactggtgagaaaccctatgaatgcctggaatgtggaaagactTTCACTCACAGCCAAGGTCTACGtgcacatcaaagaactcacacgggggagaaaccctataaatgccaggagtgtggaaagagctttcctCAGAGTGGAGAACTACGgttacatcaaagaactcacactggggaaaaaacatttgaatgccaggaatgtggaaagagcttcactcacagTCAAAGTCTACGTTTACACCAAAGGACtcacacgggagagaaaccctataaatgcctggcgtgtggaaagagctttgctcagagtggagatctacagacacatcaaagaactcacactggggagaaaccttatgaaTGCCAGGAATGTGGAAAAAACTTTGCTGTGAGTGGAAATTTGCATTCACATGAGAGaactcacactggtgagaaaccctttaaatgcctggaatgtggaaagagctttgcttacAGTcaaagtctacgttcacatcaaagaactcacactggcgagaaaccctataaatgccaggagtgtggaaagacCTTTACTTGGAATGGGACATTACGTTCACAtctaaggactcacactggagagaaaccttatgaatgccaggaatgtggaaagagcttcactcacaaTCAAAGTCtaagttcacatcaaagaactcacagtGGGGAGAAATCCTTTAAACGCTTGGAATGGAATATTGCatttacatcaaagaactcacaataa